The genomic interval TATCAGCGGATGGATATCCCGGTTCGGTGTACCGACAGTCGTCACCACCGACCAGGGCCGCCAGTTTGAGTCCTCTCTTTTCCAGCGGCTCATGCACCTGCACGCCACCACCAGGATGCGCACCACGAGCTACCATCCACAGGCCAACGGCATGGTGGAACGACTCCACCGCCAGCTCAAGGCCGCTCTGATGTGCCACGGCGACTCGTGGGTCAGAGCGCTGCCCCTGGTGCTCCTTGGCATGCGCACCGCCCTCAAGAGGACATCGGCTCTTCTGCCGCCGAGCTGCTCTACGGCGAGCCTTTGCGCCTCCCCGGCGAACTGCTCGTTCCGCCCACCGCAACAGAGCGCCCAACTGACCTCGCAGACTACGTGAGTCAGCTGCGCGAAAGAATGGCTCATTTTCGCCCCGCGCCCGCCTCGCGTCACGGCCGGCAAGCCATTTTCGTTTTCAAAGAACTGTCATCGGCCACCCACGCGTTCTTACGCGAAGACGCAGTGCGCCGCCCGCTGCAACCGCCCTATTCAGGTCCCTACCGGATCCTGCGCATGAGGGACAAAACGGCGACCCTCCACATAAGAGGTCGAGAGGTAGAGGTGAGTAGCGACCGATTAAAGCCGGCGCATGTCGTCGCCGAAGAGCCTGCCGATCCTGCTCGCCCCGCCGCCAATTGCGGGCCGCCCACCATCACCCCGGCCCCGCCCTCATCGCACTCATCGCCGCCGGTTACTCTGGACCCTCCTGCCACCCCACCGATGCCAGTCGTGTCTCCACATGCATCAACTGCTCCGCCTCAAGCTGAGTATTCCACACGGTCTGGCAggaaagtcaaattcaaaatcccATACGATCTCTAATCCCAATTCCCATTAACGTGTATAGCTTATCTCCATGTATTATGTTGTAGCTTATCTCCACTTGTGTGGAGCTTTATCTCTCCGTGGGGGGGTGATGTGGCGCTATTAAGCGACCAGCAGCGCCGCCGCATCATCCCGCCACTATTATTATCTCTATCTGTGCACCACGGTTTGAACCGACCAATCAACGCTCACGCGCGCCTGGCGGTCGACGTTGATTGGCCGGTTACGACAAGATGGCCTGTGACACTGAATAGAATTTTCTCAGGTTTTTCTTCTTCTACGACTCGCGGCCGTGGCacattgttttgtaaaataactacTGTAATCTTGGTGAAAAGGAATAAACGTCTTAACTTGGTGCGTGTGTGTATCATTCCTAAAGACTCCAAAGAACCAAATATTTCTattcaataaatatgaaatgcaCATTTGAACAcctggatttaaaaaaatcgtaggCATCTATTAActgaaaaagcatttttttatct from Choristoneura fumiferana chromosome 25, NRCan_CFum_1, whole genome shotgun sequence carries:
- the LOC141442443 gene encoding uncharacterized protein, which encodes MAHFRPAPASRHGRQAIFVFKELSSATHAFLREDAVRRPLQPPYSGPYRILRMRDKTATLHIRGREVEVSSDRLKPAHVVAEEPADPARPAANCGPPTITPAPPSSHSSPPVTLDPPATPPMPVVSPHASTAPPQAEYSTRSGRKVKFKIPYDL